In Trifolium pratense cultivar HEN17-A07 linkage group LG7, ARS_RC_1.1, whole genome shotgun sequence, a genomic segment contains:
- the LOC123899258 gene encoding RING-H2 finger protein ATL80 — protein MTRSFRFLDELNSSSEDSTVVDSDFVVILAALLCALICVLGLVAVARCGCLRRLRLPSPALASQTAPPAAANKGVKKKVLRSLPKLTATEESAVKFSDCAICLSEFTAGDEIRVLPQCGHGFHVSCIDLWLRSHSSCPSCRQILVVPRCDKCGGIPAPAATTTGAASSSTLAPEDCEARLKVREDDGNRFLP, from the coding sequence ATGACTCGTTCTTTCCGATTTCTCGACGAGCTCAACTCGTCTTCCGAAGATTCCACCGTCGTTGATTCCGATTTCGTCGTTATCCTCGCCGCTCTTCTCTGTGCTCTCATCTGCGTTCTAGGTCTCGTCGCCGTCGCACGTTGCGGTTGTCTTCGTCGCCTACGTCTCCCTTCCCCCGCTCTCGCTTCTCAAACTGCACCTCCTGCTGCAGCAAACAAAGGCGTTAAGAAGAAAGTTCTTCGCTCTTTACCGAAACTCACAGCAACAGAGGAATCCGCAGTGAAATTCTCCGATTGCGCTATTTGTTTAAGCGAATTCACCGCCGGTGATGAAATTCGAGTGTTACCTCAGTGCGGTCATGGATTCCACGTGTCATGTATTGATTTGTGGCTCAGATCTCATTCTTCGTGTCCATCGTGCCGTCAGATTTTGGTAGTTCCTAGATGCGATAAGTGCGGCGGGATTCCAGCTCCCGCCGCAACAACTACCGGCGCCGCGTCGAGTTCTACACTGGCGCCGGAGGATTGTGAAGCTAGATTAAAGGTAAGGGAGGATGATGGAAACAGATTCTTGCCATAG
- the LOC123899259 gene encoding dolichyl-diphosphooligosaccharide--protein glycosyltransferase subunit 1A isoform X2 produces the protein MKMKLNLFSFLFTFTILSSHVLSISDLILTKVDRRIDLSTQIVRTTTTLKVENAGSDIVSEILLSFPENHAIHLAYLSATLNEGRGKAKPSSGVSLPYDEVVSPKDFPNSLKVYSVTLPKGLGKGDSLTLDVLAVFTHILQPFPEKITQADIQLLLFQESAHYLTPYPVKVQSLTVKLPDARIESYSKLENTKLQGSELKYGPYQNIPPFAYLPMVIHFENNQPFAVAKELVREIEISHWGNVQITEHYNLVHGGAESKGEFSRLDYQARPYVRGASAFRRLVAKLPPRAHSVYYRDEIGNISTSNLWGDSKKTQLEIEPRYPIFGGWKIAFTIGYGLPLQDFLFGIDGKRFLNISFGSPINELVIDTLIVKVVLPEGSKDISPSVPFPVKQRHETKFSHLDIAGRPVVVLEKNNAVPEHNEHFQVYYKFNRLSMLREPLMLIFGFFFLFVASIVYMHADLSISKTSASYLAKIQWEEVQATIHQVHTIISRCLTTHDKLEASLRDLSRTGDIQACKATRKSVDSSLKELTKELKSPVTFLQSSPQATQILPKVEEVIAKERDLQERLMAKHSTVVDCYEKKLGGREIENRVASHQQKITALRQEIDDLMDLIDEI, from the exons ATGAAGATGAAATTGAATCTGTTTTCGTTTCTCTTTACATTTACCATTCTATCCTCCCATGTCCTCTCCATTTCCGATCTCATCCTCACCAAGGTTGACCGTCGT ATTGATCTGTCAACGCAAATTGTCCGCACCACTACTACACTAAAG GTAGAGAATGCAGGGTCTGATATTGTATCTGAAATCTTGCTGTCCTTTCCTGAAAACCATGCAATTCACTTGGCATATTTGTCGGCAACACTTAATGAAGGAAGGGGAAAGGCGAAACCATCTTCTGGTGTTAGTTTACCCTATGATGAAGTTGTCAGCCCTAAAGATTTTCCCAATTCCTTGAAAGTTTACTCTGTAACTTTACCTAAAGGCCTTGGGAAGGGAGATAGTCTGACGTTGGATGTCTTGGCAGTTTTCACCCACATATTGCAACCATTTCCAGAGAAAATTACTCAGGCTGATATTCAGCTTCTGCTTTTTCAAGAGAGTGCACACTATCTTACTCCTTATCCAGTAAAGGTTCAATCACTCACCGTTAAATTACCTGATGCAAGAATAGAGTCCTACTCAAAACTGGAAAATACAAAACTTCAGGGATCTGAATTGAAATATGGTCCATATCAGAATATTCCTCCATTTGCATACTTGCCAATGGTTATCCACTTTGAGAATAATCAGCCTTTTGCCGTTGCTAAAGAGTTGGTGAGGGAGATTGAGATATCCCATTGGGGTAATGTGCAGATCACAGAGCATTATAATCTCGTTCATGGCGGTGCTGAGAGCAAAGGAGAATTTTCTAG GCTTGACTATCAGGCCAGGCCGTATGTAAGAGGTGCATCAGCCTTTAGGCGTCTTGTTGCCAAGCTGCCACCAAGAGCTCATTCTGTGTACTACAGGGATGAAATCGGCAACATTTCCACTTCTAATTTGTGGGGTGACTCAAAAAAG ACACAACTGGAGATCGAACCGAGGTACCCAATCTTTGGTGGCTGGAAAATTGCCTTTACCATTGGATATGGGTTGCCACTTCAGGACTTCTTATTTGGAATCGATGGAAAGCGCTTCCTTAATATCTCTTTTGGTTCCCCCATTAATGAGTTGGTGATTGACACTCTTATTGTGAAG GTTGTTTTGCCAGAGGGTTCAAAAGATATTTCACCATCTGTTCCATTTCCTGTGAAACAAAGACATGAG ACAAAGTTTTCTCACTTGGATATTGCTGGTAGACCTGTTGTTGTGCTGGAGAAGAACAACGCTGTGCCTGAGCATAATGAGCATTTTCAG GTCTATTATAAGTTCAACCGTCTTTCTATGCTCAGGGAGCCATTGATgttgatttttgggtttttctttctatttgttGCCTCCATTGTCTACATGCATGCAGACTTGTCAATCTCCAAGACTTCTGCATCTTATTTGGCAAAGATCCAATGGGAAGAG GTTCAAGCAACTATTCATCAGGTCCATACTATCATTAGCCGTTGCTTAACAACACATGACAAGCTAGAAGCATCATTGCGTGATCTTTCTAGGACAGGAGATATTCAAGCATGTAAAGCAACCCGGAAATCAGTTGATAGCTCGTTGAAAGAGCTCACGAAAGAGTTGAAATCGCCAGTGACATTCTTGCAGTCTTCACCACAAGCCACACAAATATTACCCAAG GTGGAGGAAGTTATTGCTAAGGAGAGAGATTTGCAGGAGAGACTCATGGCAAAACACTCTACTGTTGTTGACTGTTATGAGAAGAAGTTAGGAGGAAGGGAAATTGAGAATAGGGTTGCTTCACATCAGCAGAAAATTACAGCTCTGAGACAAGAGATTGACGATCTTATGGACTTGATCGATGAGATATGA
- the LOC123899259 gene encoding dolichyl-diphosphooligosaccharide--protein glycosyltransferase subunit 1A isoform X1: MKMKLNLFSFLFTFTILSSHVLSISDLILTKVDRRIDLSTQIVRTTTTLKVENAGSDIVSEILLSFPENHAIHLAYLSATLNEGRGKAKPSSGVSLPYDEVVSPKDFPNSLKVYSVTLPKGLGKGDSLTLDVLAVFTHILQPFPEKITQADIQLLLFQESAHYLTPYPVKVQSLTVKLPDARIESYSKLENTKLQGSELKYGPYQNIPPFAYLPMVIHFENNQPFAVAKELVREIEISHWGNVQITEHYNLVHGGAESKGEFSRLDYQARPYVRGASAFRRLVAKLPPRAHSVYYRDEIGNISTSNLWGDSKKTQLEIEPRYPIFGGWKIAFTIGYGLPLQDFLFGIDGKRFLNISFGSPINELVIDTLIVKVVLPEGSKDISPSVPFPVKQRHETKFSHLDIAGRPVVVLEKNNAVPEHNEHFQVYYKFNRLSMLREPLMLIFGFFFLFVASIVYMHADLSISKTSASYLAKIQWEEVINLVSFTKSVFAIDYGAYTVHFCFIIQVQATIHQVHTIISRCLTTHDKLEASLRDLSRTGDIQACKATRKSVDSSLKELTKELKSPVTFLQSSPQATQILPKVEEVIAKERDLQERLMAKHSTVVDCYEKKLGGREIENRVASHQQKITALRQEIDDLMDLIDEI, translated from the exons ATGAAGATGAAATTGAATCTGTTTTCGTTTCTCTTTACATTTACCATTCTATCCTCCCATGTCCTCTCCATTTCCGATCTCATCCTCACCAAGGTTGACCGTCGT ATTGATCTGTCAACGCAAATTGTCCGCACCACTACTACACTAAAG GTAGAGAATGCAGGGTCTGATATTGTATCTGAAATCTTGCTGTCCTTTCCTGAAAACCATGCAATTCACTTGGCATATTTGTCGGCAACACTTAATGAAGGAAGGGGAAAGGCGAAACCATCTTCTGGTGTTAGTTTACCCTATGATGAAGTTGTCAGCCCTAAAGATTTTCCCAATTCCTTGAAAGTTTACTCTGTAACTTTACCTAAAGGCCTTGGGAAGGGAGATAGTCTGACGTTGGATGTCTTGGCAGTTTTCACCCACATATTGCAACCATTTCCAGAGAAAATTACTCAGGCTGATATTCAGCTTCTGCTTTTTCAAGAGAGTGCACACTATCTTACTCCTTATCCAGTAAAGGTTCAATCACTCACCGTTAAATTACCTGATGCAAGAATAGAGTCCTACTCAAAACTGGAAAATACAAAACTTCAGGGATCTGAATTGAAATATGGTCCATATCAGAATATTCCTCCATTTGCATACTTGCCAATGGTTATCCACTTTGAGAATAATCAGCCTTTTGCCGTTGCTAAAGAGTTGGTGAGGGAGATTGAGATATCCCATTGGGGTAATGTGCAGATCACAGAGCATTATAATCTCGTTCATGGCGGTGCTGAGAGCAAAGGAGAATTTTCTAG GCTTGACTATCAGGCCAGGCCGTATGTAAGAGGTGCATCAGCCTTTAGGCGTCTTGTTGCCAAGCTGCCACCAAGAGCTCATTCTGTGTACTACAGGGATGAAATCGGCAACATTTCCACTTCTAATTTGTGGGGTGACTCAAAAAAG ACACAACTGGAGATCGAACCGAGGTACCCAATCTTTGGTGGCTGGAAAATTGCCTTTACCATTGGATATGGGTTGCCACTTCAGGACTTCTTATTTGGAATCGATGGAAAGCGCTTCCTTAATATCTCTTTTGGTTCCCCCATTAATGAGTTGGTGATTGACACTCTTATTGTGAAG GTTGTTTTGCCAGAGGGTTCAAAAGATATTTCACCATCTGTTCCATTTCCTGTGAAACAAAGACATGAG ACAAAGTTTTCTCACTTGGATATTGCTGGTAGACCTGTTGTTGTGCTGGAGAAGAACAACGCTGTGCCTGAGCATAATGAGCATTTTCAG GTCTATTATAAGTTCAACCGTCTTTCTATGCTCAGGGAGCCATTGATgttgatttttgggtttttctttctatttgttGCCTCCATTGTCTACATGCATGCAGACTTGTCAATCTCCAAGACTTCTGCATCTTATTTGGCAAAGATCCAATGGGAAGAGGTAATCAACTTGGTGTCATTTACAAAATCTGTATTTGCAATTGATTATGGAGCTTATACAGTACACTTTTGTTTCATCATTCAGGTTCAAGCAACTATTCATCAGGTCCATACTATCATTAGCCGTTGCTTAACAACACATGACAAGCTAGAAGCATCATTGCGTGATCTTTCTAGGACAGGAGATATTCAAGCATGTAAAGCAACCCGGAAATCAGTTGATAGCTCGTTGAAAGAGCTCACGAAAGAGTTGAAATCGCCAGTGACATTCTTGCAGTCTTCACCACAAGCCACACAAATATTACCCAAG GTGGAGGAAGTTATTGCTAAGGAGAGAGATTTGCAGGAGAGACTCATGGCAAAACACTCTACTGTTGTTGACTGTTATGAGAAGAAGTTAGGAGGAAGGGAAATTGAGAATAGGGTTGCTTCACATCAGCAGAAAATTACAGCTCTGAGACAAGAGATTGACGATCTTATGGACTTGATCGATGAGATATGA
- the LOC123899260 gene encoding outer envelope pore protein 21, chloroplastic, whose amino-acid sequence METSLRYGGDSKALKIHAKQKLEIDTNTFFQIRGELDTKSGQPNSLSALIRHYYPDLSATLGVGVRYDKQDGVGGARYAKNDKLHYTVRAKKTFPVTNDGLINFKVKGTCDVDQDFKERKSRGGAEFSWNIFNFQKDQDIRLRVGYEAFQQVPYLQIRENNWTFNADYKGRWNVRYDL is encoded by the exons atggagacATCTCTGCGATATGGAGGAGATTCCAAAGCCTTGAAAATCCACGCCAAGCAAAAACTTGAAATCGATACCAATACCTTCTTCCag ATTCGTGGAGAGCTTGACACAAAAAGTGGACAACCAAATTCCTTGAGTGCTCTCATTCGACATTATTACCCAGAT TTATCAGCAACCCTTGGAGTAGGAGTGCGATATGATAAACAAGACGGCGTAGGAGGAGCTCGATATGCTAAAAATGACAAGTTACACTATACTGTACGTGCTAAGAAAACATTTCCTGTGACTAATGATGGTCTCATTAATTTCAAAGTTAAGGGAACATGTGATGTTGATCAAGATTTTAAAGAG agGAAATCCAGAGGAGGGGCTGAGTTTTCATGGAACATATTTAATTTTCAGAAGGACCAAGATATCAGACTCAGAGTTGGCTATGAAGCTTTTCAACAG GTTCCTTATCTGCAGATTAGGGAGAACAATTGGACATTTAATGCAGATTACAAAGGTAGATGGAATGTGAGATACGACTTGTGA